The Flavobacterium sp. HJ-32-4 genome contains a region encoding:
- a CDS encoding alpha/beta fold hydrolase: MNLLHSKIEGTGRPLLILHGYLGMSDNWKSLAQRFAADGFQVHALDLRNHGRSFHSDEFTFDAMVQDVLAYADAHSLAQFDIIGHSMGGKLAMFLATTHPDRIGRLVVADIAPRYYRPHHQDIMAGLNAVDFSQKPDRAQAEAMIEPHIPDFGTRQFIMKSLYWVEPGQLGWRFNLPVFNEKIDNIGQALPDDATFQGPTLFLKGANSRYISEQDVADIGHHFPDSQIVTIANAGHWLHAENPRDFYEACIRFLK; encoded by the coding sequence ATGAACCTCCTCCATTCGAAAATAGAAGGCACCGGCCGTCCGCTCCTCATCCTGCACGGCTACCTCGGCATGTCCGACAACTGGAAATCACTCGCCCAACGCTTCGCCGCCGACGGTTTTCAGGTGCATGCCCTTGATTTGCGCAACCACGGTCGCAGTTTCCATTCCGATGAATTTACCTTTGACGCCATGGTGCAGGATGTGCTGGCCTATGCCGACGCCCACTCCCTGGCCCAGTTCGACATCATCGGCCATTCAATGGGAGGGAAGTTGGCCATGTTTTTGGCAACCACCCATCCCGATCGCATCGGCAGGCTCGTCGTGGCCGACATCGCCCCGCGGTATTACCGGCCGCACCACCAGGACATCATGGCCGGACTTAACGCCGTCGATTTTTCCCAAAAACCCGATCGCGCACAGGCCGAGGCCATGATTGAACCCCATATTCCCGATTTTGGTACCCGGCAGTTCATTATGAAAAGCCTGTATTGGGTCGAACCCGGACAACTCGGCTGGCGGTTCAACCTGCCCGTTTTCAACGAAAAAATCGACAACATCGGACAGGCGCTTCCTGACGACGCTACGTTCCAGGGGCCGACACTTTTCCTGAAAGGGGCCAATTCGCGCTACATCTCCGAACAGGATGTGGCCGATATCGGGCATCATTTCCCGGATTCCCAAATCGTCACCATCGCCA
- a CDS encoding pyridoxine 5'-phosphate synthase gives MTKLSVNINKIATLRNARGGNVPDLLKVAADIERFGAQGITVHPRPDERHIRYQDARDLKKVVSTEFNIEGNPDKKFIDLVLEVRPDQVTLVPDPPGAITSNAGWDTRKHRAFLSEMVAEFKRNGIRVSIFVDPDPDQVEGAAETGTDRVELYTESYAHQFGLGNREGIRPYVEAAHAAQRVGLGLNAGHDLSLDNVQYFKQHIPGLLEVSIGHALISEALYFGLDNTVNMYLQRLKG, from the coding sequence ATGACAAAACTTAGTGTCAATATCAACAAAATCGCCACCCTGCGGAACGCCCGCGGAGGCAATGTGCCCGACCTTTTGAAGGTCGCCGCCGATATCGAGCGGTTCGGTGCCCAGGGCATCACCGTCCATCCGCGGCCCGATGAGCGACACATCCGTTATCAGGATGCGCGCGACCTTAAGAAGGTTGTGTCCACCGAATTCAATATCGAAGGCAATCCGGACAAAAAGTTCATCGACCTCGTACTCGAAGTGCGTCCCGACCAGGTCACGCTTGTACCCGATCCGCCCGGGGCCATCACCTCGAACGCCGGTTGGGATACCCGCAAACACCGCGCCTTTCTCAGCGAAATGGTCGCCGAATTCAAACGAAATGGCATCCGTGTCTCGATTTTCGTCGACCCCGACCCCGATCAGGTGGAAGGAGCGGCGGAAACCGGCACCGATCGCGTAGAACTATATACGGAATCCTACGCCCATCAGTTTGGTCTGGGCAACCGCGAAGGCATCCGGCCGTATGTAGAAGCAGCCCATGCGGCGCAGCGCGTCGGGCTCGGACTCAACGCTGGTCACGACCTGAGTCTCGACAATGTGCAGTATTTCAAACAGCATATCCCCGGCCTGCTCGAGGTGTCGATCGGCCACGCACTGATTTCGGAAGCACTCTATTTCGGCCTCGACAACACCGTAAATATGTACCTGCAACGTTTGAAAGGGTAG